Part of the Gemmatimonadales bacterium genome, TCGGACGACGGGGTAGTCTCATTGGTTGAAATGCCAGAATTCGTGCTATCGTTCCGACCATGCCGGATGTCCTGAAATGATCGCTCGTACCGAGACGATCGATCTCCTCTTCGTCATCGTGCCGCACGCGCTGCTGCTCGACATTGCCGGCCCCGCCGAAGCGTTCCGCCTGGCGAACCTGCACCGTGAGCGTCAGGGGTTGCCGCCGCGCTTCGTCCTGCGGTTTGCCGGGCCATCATCGACCATGCCGACGTCGGTCGGCCTTGCCCTCGGCGAACTCGAACCACTGCCGCGGCACCTCCCCGCGCCGACGTGGGTCGTCGTGGTTGGTCAGCCGACCGCGCACACCACGCAGGCGACACCTGCGATCATGGCGACCGCGCGATGGCTCAATCAGATCCTTCACTCGTCGCTGCGAGATGCCGGCGCGCCACATCGTCTGGTGACGATCTGCTCGGGAGCGCTCCTCGCTGCGCGTGCCGGTCTCCTCGGCGGCCGCCGCTGCACCACGCATCACGAACTCCTCGATGCGCTGCGCGCGCTGGCACCCGGCGCCCAGGTCATCGACAACCGCGTCTTCGTCCTCGACGGCGCAATCGCCTCGAGCGCGGGCGTCACGGCGGGAATCGACATCGCGTTGCATCTCATCGCCGAGGAGTGCGGCGAGGCATTGGCGGCAAGCGTGGCCGAAGACATGGTGGTCTACCTGCGGCGATCGCCGCGCGATCCGGAGCTCTCGCCGTTCCACATGCACCGGCGGCACTTGCACGCCACGGTCCACCGCGTGCAGGACGCCATCATCACCCGCCCCGAGCACGAGTGGGACATGCCG contains:
- a CDS encoding helix-turn-helix domain-containing protein yields the protein MIARTETIDLLFVIVPHALLLDIAGPAEAFRLANLHRERQGLPPRFVLRFAGPSSTMPTSVGLALGELEPLPRHLPAPTWVVVVGQPTAHTTQATPAIMATARWLNQILHSSLRDAGAPHRLVTICSGALLAARAGLLGGRRCTTHHELLDALRALAPGAQVIDNRVFVLDGAIASSAGVTAGIDIALHLIAEECGEALAASVAEDMVVYLRRSPRDPELSPFHMHRRHLHATVHRVQDAIITRPEHEWDMPALAAVGNTTTRHLLRLFVEHACISPLDFLRSIRLERARQSLEYGASVSRAAKVAGFSSGLQLRRAWRNQWGGSPRDVVRAAGRSERNSTGVAGDAVEARRRGITSA